In a single window of the Coffea eugenioides isolate CCC68of chromosome 3, Ceug_1.0, whole genome shotgun sequence genome:
- the LOC113766496 gene encoding uncharacterized protein LOC113766496 — protein MGFNDRWRRWIMECMSTVNYSFTINGQTREYVTPQRGIRQGDPLSPYLFLLCSEGLSSLLHTATEEKRIMGLKISRLGPTVSHLFFADDSLIFCKADPNNAAELRRILQVYEKGTGQMVNLEKSSVFFSKNVDQQLQLATSQALGDIQIVNKGRYLGLPMVVTRSKHQLFGYIKDNIQHRLQRWKNKLLSAAGKEVMLKAVAYALPTYTMSCFKIPKRMCKDINSIMANYWWGEANGRNKMHWSSWSNISRDRKSRGLGLKDLEAFNIALLGKQVWRLLTQPNLLVSKVLKARYFPKESIFNCKVPANASWIWKGLMGARKVMEGGIRRRIGNGKSTNIWDDCWIPDAHLGKVSSPKPKETVLHKVHDLIHQRKWIRPLIFATFSKQDAEKILNIPISLGDREDRHYWIHGTNGIYTVGYATQVWRLAPIQWDVTLDYQGCFKKWWTTVTEAKDRTEGNDHLSLTANILWHIWKSRNAREFDGKQRQPWKTVQKAQEEWFEFKEANDIPSTRSTEETRTRQSQVQLQEQGHDSVTLRLAIQVRKVTSQLGIGIICTRNFQRQAQGWALHERSSGNHLIGELEAVKLLLSKAAVYQFDNIQVQLDNKRVFHLIQNAKTLDMRVTTLLEDILTLKALFRMCSFCLVDGDNNHLSNRISAYALNIIQDEEFVIP, from the exons ATGGGATTCAATGACCGTTGGAGGAGGTGGATCATGGAGTGCATGTCAACAGTCAATTACTCTTTCACGATCAATGGTCAAACCAGAGAATATGTGACTCCCCAGAGAGGAATTAGACAGGGAGATCCGTTGTCACCATACCTGTTTCTCTTATGTTCAGAAGGACTCTCTAGCTTACTCCACACAGCTACGGAGGAAAAAAGGATAATGGGTTTAAAAATCAGTAGACTTGGTCCTACTGTGTCCCATTTATTTTTTGCTGATGACTCGCTGATATTTTGCAAAGCCGACCCAAACAATGCAGCTGAATTGAGAAGGATTCTCCAGGTGTATGAGAAGGGTACTGGACAGATGGTTAACTTGGAGAAGTCTTCAGTTTTCTTTAGTAAAAATGTGGATCAGCAACTACAATTGGCTACTTCTCAAGCTCTAGGGGACATTCAGATTGTTAATAAAGGGAGATATCTGGGGCTTCCAATGGTAGTTACTCGATCCAAACATCAGTTGTTTGGGTACATTAAGGATAATATCCAACATAGGCTACAAAGGTGGAAAAATAAGTTGTTGAGTGCGGCTGGGAAAGAGGTAATGCTTAAGGCAGTTGCTTATGCCCTGCCAACTTACACTATGTCATGCTTCAAGATCCCTAAAAGGATGTGTAAGGATATAAACTCCATCATGGCTAATTATTGGTGGGGAGAGGCCAATGGACGAAACAAAATGCATTGGAGCTCTTGGAGTAACATCTCGCGGGACAGGAAATCTAGAGGACTAGGATTGAAAGATTTAGAGGCCTTTAATATAGCTTTACTAGGGAAGCAAGTGTGGAGATTACTCACTCAACCAAACTTGCTTGTTAGTAAAGTGCTTAAAGCTCGATATTTTCCTAAGGAGTCCATTTTCAACTGCAAGGTTCCTGCAAATGCTTCGTGGATCTGGAAAGGATTGATGGGGGCAAGGAAGGTTATGGAGGGAGGAATTCGGAGGAGGATTGGGAATGGGAAAAGTACCAATATATGGGATGATTGCTGGATTCCAGATGCTCATTTGGGCAAGGTGTCTTCACCTAAACCAAAGGAAACCGTGCTTCACAAGGTTCATGACTTGATACATCAGCGAAAATGGATCCGACCCCTAATATTTGCGACTTTCAGCAAGCAGGATgcagaaaaaattttgaatatccCCATCAGTTTAGGGGACAGAGAGGATCGCCACTACTGGATCCACGGAACTAATGGCATCTATACTGTGGG CTATGCCACACAGGTCTGGAGGTTAGCTCCCATCCAATGGGATGTAACTCTGGACTACCAAGGTTGCTTCAAGAAGTGGTGGACCACTGTGACAGAAGCCAAAGATAGAACAGAAGGAAATGATCACCTATCTTTAACAGCCAACATCCTCTGGCACATATGGAAAAGCAGAAATGCAAGAGAGTTCGATGGTAAGCAAAGGCAGCCATGGAAAACGGTTCAGAAAGCTCAGGAAGAGTGGTTTGAATTTAAGGAAGCTAATGACATACCATCAACACGGAGTACAGAGGAAACAAGAACTCGGCAGTCACAAGTGCAGCTACAAGAGCAAGGCCATGATTCAGTGACACTGAGACTAGCAATACAGGTGCGAAAGGTCACTtctcaacttggaattgggatCATATGCACTAGGAATTTTCAACGCCAGGCTCAAGGGTGGGCACTACATGAGAGAAGTTCTGGGAATCATCTCATTGGTGAATTAGAAGCTGTCAAATTACTGCTCAGTAAAGCTGCTGTCTACCAGTTCGACAATATTCAGGTGCAGTTGGACAATAAGCGAGTTTTTCATCTAATTCAGAATGCCAAAACGCTGGACATGCGCGTCACAACACTGCTAGAGGATATTCTCACTTTGAAGGCCTTGTTTCGAATGTGCTCCTTTTGCCTAGTTGATGGAGATAATAATCATTTAAGTAATAGGATTAGCGCTTATGCGTTGAATATCATTCAAGATGAGGAATTTGTGATTCCTTAG
- the LOC113764780 gene encoding putative disease resistance protein RGA3 gives MADALLGSAVQVLVEKAINLGSEQIGQFVGFKNDLKKLQKTLIGIQVVLRDAEKKQVTEDSVKLWLEELERVAFDVDNLLDDFNYEMIRRKVEIRNQMKQKVCFFFSVSNPIAFRCRMAKKIQKINMDLISINEQATKLGLLRSQNGARDAPALSPPSRGAFMKKRETDSVTVDASFVGRDGDVSAIVTQLTAMNNNETISVLPIVGMGGIGKTTLARKVFNDPNTEKHFDKRIWVCASEDFIANRLFGMILQSLQGREPEAKDREARVKQLKELLDGKKYLLVLDDVWNKESMLWNDFLGSLKGTSQAMGSWILVTTREQQVVDITRISSPQGYSLKQLSDYQCWRILKENAFGAGEVPDGLQDIGLKIVQRCGGLPLAASVLGGMLHNKGPNEWQKLESRLQILGGGENSNVNEILKLSFDHLPHPSLKKCFAYCSIFPKDFQMERNQLIQLWAAEGFLHSNPTDDMHMEEVGNRYFTILLDSNLFQEVEEDDYGNVLNCKMHDLVHEMVQFISNSKTLRLAESGLKLTGSSSIDMETFSIRYLALERSQEEMLFPSTESFKRITTLFLQGNRSLNDREMSFFMLRVLNLRASSVRELPKSIGKLTHLRYLDSSKTSIKTLPESLCQLYNLQTLRVKYCLSLTKFPKNFKNLVNLRHFDFFSEDKSSDIMPFEIGQLQFLQTLPFFNIGEERGRQIGELRNLKNLNGQLELRNLELVKSKEEALSANLIGKPNIDELILLWNEIDNSRNNDSEYNQVLEGLQAHQNLKGLIIERFFGDKLSTWIEKLGKLVKFELQDCKNCKELPTLGNMPFLRSLHLEGLDSLTSIGPSFYGKSGVHSGSTSQRPLNLFPALEDLILENMQNLREWTEATVHDGIVVVFPVLGVMRIINCPQLATFPNYFPRLKELNVEKTQNGSALMTYICSGVSTLTSLFIWNVNGLTKLPNVLFQNNPKLAHLQLRDCADLTKFLDFSFDVPQTLEGPNYQSVAEHTCIDNKAPQHLVGLESLEELIVWNCPLLESISIPKGRKYLTALRRVWIRSCNGLTHLSIPQISESEWDSTSSPFSSSGTCPPPLPLEQLVVCGCTNLISFPIDLARTPSLSYVDISECKKLTDLPKGKLCSLTRLDALEIGPFSETTTELHSFQDLFDALPPPHSYFPSLSRLFLHGWPHWEFLPEQLQYLSALTYLQLDGFGVKSLPDWFGKLSSLLILQLWGCQKLENLPSHQSMRSLTRLEHLFIDCCPVLKERCNPESSSSSTDPNSEWSKISHIPEIVID, from the coding sequence ATGGCGGATGCACTACTCGGTTCCGCAGTACAAGTTCTAGTGGAGAAGGCAATAAACTTGGGTTCAGAACAAATTGGCCAGTTTGTTGGGTTCAAGAATGATTTGAAGAAACTGCAGAAAACGTTGATTGGAATCCAGGTTGTCCTTCGTGATGCAGAGAAAAAACAGGTGACTGAAGATTCCGTGAAGCTTTGGCTGGAGGAGCTTGAACGTGTGGCGTTTGATGTTGATAATTTGCTGGATGACTTCAACTATGAAATGATTCGACGCAAAGTTGAGATCCGAAACCAAATGAAGCAGAAGGTATGCTTCTTCTTCTCAGTCTCCAATCCCATTGCATTTCGTTGCAGAATGgccaaaaaaattcagaaaatcaATATGGATTTGATAAGTATCAATGAACAAGCAACGAAACTTGGCCTCCTCCGGTCACAGAATGGAGCTAGAGATGCACCTGCTCTTTCTCCTCCTAGCAGAGGAGCATTTATGAAGAAGAGAGAGACTGACTCTGTTACTGTTGATGCAAGTTTTGTTGGAAGAGATGGTGATGTTTCAGCAATAGTAACACAACTAACTGCCATGAATAATAATGAAACTATCTCCGTTCTTCCGATAGTAGGGATGGGCGGGATCGGGAAGACCACCTTAGCTCGAAAAGttttcaatgatccaaatactGAAAAACATTTTGACAAGAGAATATGGGTGTGTGCTTCGGAGGATTTCATTGCCAATAGGTTGTTTGGAATGATTCTACAATCACTGCAAGGTCGAGAGCCTGAAGCTAAGGATAGGGAAGCCAGAGTCAAGCAGCTTAAGGAATTATTGGATGGTAAAAAATACCTACTGGTCTTGGATGATGTGTGGAATAAGGAGTCCATGCTATGGAATGATTTTCTTGGGTCTCTGAAAGGTACTAGCCAAGCCATGGGGAGTTGGATTCTTGTGACCACTCGTGAGCAACAAGTGGTAGACATCACCAGAATTTCTTCTCCTCAAGGTTATTCCTTGAAACAATTATCAGATTATCAATGTTGGCGCATTCTCAAAGAAAATGCATTTGGTGCTGGGGAAGTGCCCGATGGGCTGCAAGATATAGGGTTGAAGATTGTGCAAAGATGCGGAGGCTTACCATTGGCTGCAAGTGTTCTCGGTGGCATGTTGCACAACAAGGGACCAAATGAATGGCAAAAATTAGAGAGTAGGCTTCAAATTTTAGGTGGAGGTGAAAATAGTAACGTTAATGAAATTTTGAAGTTGAGCTTTGATCATCTTCCACATCCTTCTCTTAAAAAGTGTTTTGCATATTGTTCAATTTTTCCTAAAGATTTTCAAATGGAAAGGAATCAACTAATCCAACTTTGGGCAGCAGAAGGATTTCTTCATTCAAATCCAACAGACGATATGCATATGGAGGAAGTTGGTAACAGgtattttaccattttgttGGATAGTAACTTATTTCAAGAGGTAGAGGAGGATGATTATGGGAATGTTTTGAATTGCAAAATGCATGATCTTGTACATGAGATGGTGCAATTCATTTCCAATTCTAAAACTTTAAGGTTGGCAGAGTCAGGTTTAAAGTTGACAGGGTCTAGCAGCATTGATATGGAGACGTTTTCCATCCGGTATCTTGCATTGGAGAGAAGTCAAGAAGAAATGCTGTTTCCTTCCACTGAAAGTTTCAAGCGTATTACGACATTGTTTTTGCAAGGAAACAGATCACTTAATGATAGGGAGATGTCATTTTTTATGTTGCGAGTTTTGAACTTAAGGGCATCAAGTGTCCGAGAGCTTCCTAAATCAATTGGCAAGCTAACTCATTTGCGATATCTTGATTCGTCAAAAACTTCAATCAAAACATTGCCAGAGTCTCTATGTCAACTTTACAATTTGCAGACATTAAGAGTTAAATATTGTCTCTCACTGACAAAGTTTCCAaagaatttcaagaatttgGTGAATTTGAGGCACTTTGACTTTTTCTCTGAGGATAAATCAAGTGATATCATGCCTTTTGAGATCGGACAGTTGCAATTTCTCCAAACTTTGCCATTTTTCAATATTGGTGAAGAAAGAGGTCGACAAATTGGAGAATTGAGGAATTTGAAGAATCTCAATGGACAGCTTGAGTTACGTAATCTTGAATTAGTGAAAAGCAAGGAAGAAGCCCTATCCGCAAATCTGATTGGGAAGCCAAACATTGATGAGTTAATATTACTATGGAATGAAATAgataattcaagaaataatGATAGTGAATACAATCAAGTGTTGGAAGGCTTGCAAGCTCACCAAAATTTGAAAGGTTTGATTATTGAAAGATTTTTTGGTGATAAACTTTCAACTTGGATTGAAAAACTTGGGAAATTGGTGAAATTTGAATTGCAGGATTGCAAAAATTGCAAAGAGTTACCAACTCTTGGAAACATGCCCTTCCTCAGATCTCTGCACTTGGAAGGACTTGATAGCCTAACAAGTATAGGCCCTTCTTTTTATGGCAAATCAGGCGTGCATAGTGGCAGTACCAGTCAAAGACCCCTAAACTTGTTTCCAGCACTTGAAGATCTCATTCTAGagaatatgcaaaatttgagggAATGGACGGAAGCAACTGTTCATGATGGAATAGTGGTGGTGTTTCCGGTCCTTGGTGTGATGAGGATTATTAATTGCCCTCAGTTAGCCACTTTTCCAAATTATTTTCCACGTCTCAAGGAATTGAACGTCGAGAAAACCCAAAATGGATCAGCATTAATGACATATATTTGTAGTGGAGTCAGCACTCTCACTAGTCTTTTCATTTGGAATGTGAATGGGCTCACTAAGTTACCAAATGTGTTATTCCAAAACAATCCCAAGCTTGCACATCTCCAATTAAGAGATTGTGCTGATTTGACCAAATTCTTAGATTTTTCATTTGATGTTCCTCAAACTTTAGAAGGACCAAATTACCAATCAGTAGCTGAGCACACTTGTATTGACAATAAAGCTCCTCAACATTTGGTTGGCCTTGAGTCCCTAGAGGAATTAATTGTTTGGAATTGCCCCTTGCTCGAATCAATTTCAATCCCCAAGGGACGTAAATACCTCACTGCCTTGCGACGAGTATGGATTCGGTCCTGCAATGGGTTGACTCACCTGTCCATCCCCCAAATATCTGAGTCAGAGTGGGATTCCACTTCTTCACCCTTCTCCTCCTCCGGTACTTgtcctcctcctcttcctcttgaGCAATTGGTAGTATGCGGATGCACCAATCTTATCTCCTTCCCAATTGATTTAGCCCGAACACCTTCTCTCTCTTACGTGGACATATCAGAATGTAAGAAATTAACTGACTTGCCCAAGGGGAAGCTTTGTTCTCTTACAAGATTAGATGCTTTAGAAATCGGACCATTCTCAGAAACCACCACAGAGCTGCATTCCTTCCAAGACCTCTTTGATGCTCTCCCACCACCGCACTCCTACTTCCCCTCCCTTTCACGTTTATTTCTGCATGGATGGCCTCATTGGGAATTTCTGCCCGAGCAACTTCAGTACCTCTCTGCCCTAACATATCTTCAACTAGATGGTTTCGGAGTAAAATCATTGCCCGATTGGTTTGGGAAGCTTTCCTCACTTCTAATACTTCAGCTCTGGGGATGTCAAAAGCTAGAGAATTTACCCTCTCACCAATCTATGAGAAGCCTCACCAGACTTGAACATCTGTTCATTGACTGCTGTCCCGTCCTAAAGGAAAGATGCAATCCAGAGAGCAGCAGCAGTAGCACTGACCCCAATTCTGAGTGGTCAAAGATCTCTCACATTCCCGAGATTGTTATTGATTAG